GCCTCTCGTTGCTGCGCCAGCGCTTTGAGTGCTTTGCTGTCCACCTTGCCATTGGCCGTGAGCACAATGGCCTCAACGCGATTAAACTGCCCCGGGATCATGTACGGCGGCAGATATTGCGCCAAATGATTGCGTAAATGACTGTCTGGCGGGACTTTGCCGTTAAGGTAGACGATATGAGCCTGCAACAATTGCTGCGTTTCATCGACCGTCACCGCGCAGTCGCGTATGCCATCGAGTTCGCGCAGATAATGACAAATCGCATTCAAGTCGATGCGGTAGCCGCGCAGCTTAATTTGTTCGTCCCTGCGGCCACAATACCTCAGGTAAGCCAGCCTGCCCTGCTCATCGCTGTGCCACTTTACCAGGTCGCCACTGCGATAAAAGCGCACTGGCGGTTGCCCGGCAAAGCTCAGGGTAACAAACTTCTGCTCATTCAGCGCATCCTGGTTAACGTAACCCGGACTCACCACGGCCCCACCAATCAGCAGCTCCCCAGGCGTGTTAGCCGGTACAGGCTGGTCACACTCATCGACCACCACCATAGCAACACCCGCATTGGGCAGGCCGATTGGTACGTCCGGATGACGCAACGTCGTGTAAGGGTTCAGATCCGGGGTCAGCGCAAACACGCTACAGCCCACCGTTGCTTCCGTTGGGCCATATTCGTTTATCCAGGTGCAGGCTGGCAGCTTTTCGCGCAGCGCAAGCAGTAAATCGGCATCCAGCGCCTCACCGCCGATCACAAGCGTGTGAGGCGCACTGTTGCTGCCCAGCTCATCCATCAGCGCCTGAACGGCCCGCAAATGCGCCGGTGTGAGCTTAAACAGGCGCGGTCGGATGGCATTAAACAACAGCTCAGTGATGGCCGCCAACTGATGCGGCCCCTGGGTCACAATTTCAACCTCACCGCCGCACAACAGCGGCGGCACCAGTGCGGTGATAGTGGCATCAAATGCCAAAGGCGTGCTCACCACCGCCAGCGGCAAGGTTGTATCGGCATCCAGATAGGTATCCATGGCATGAGATAAGTACACATTCAGGTTGCCATGGGTGATCATCACCCCCTTTGGCCGCCCGGTAGAGCCCGAGGTATAAATGATGTAGCACAAGCGCTGTGCATCCGTGAGCGTTGATTCTCCCAGCTCTTCGACGCCAGGCACGGACACCGGATAACCGGAAAAGTTAGACTCAACGTCAAATAAATCATCCAGAAACAGAAAGTCGGTGGCACTTTCAATTAGTTTCTCGGTGTCATCGCTGAGTGCCAGTATCATCACAATGTCCGCGTCTTCAACGATGTAAGACAGAGATTTTTCCGGTGTGTCGTAGTGCAAAGGCACATAGACATGGCGGGCTTTAAGAATAGCCAGCACGGCGATAACCATGGCGGGGCCTGAGGGCAATAACAGCGCCAGGCGGCTTTGTTCTTCAAACCCCATCTCGAGCAGGCAGTGCGCCAACTGATTCGCCCTTTGTTCTACTTCAAGGTAAGTGTAGGATTCGCCGTTACACCGCAGCGCAATACTGTGTGGCTGAAGCTCGGCAATGGCACTGAAATGGTGGTGCCAGCCAATATCGCTGCCAGGCTCGTGGTTTTGTGGCGTACTGAACGCAAGTAGCTGCGCCAGCTGGTTTGCATCAACCAGACTATGGGCACTGATCTGCTGTTGCGGCGCATCCAAACAAGCGCCCAGTAACTGAGTATACTGGCGGGCAAACGACTCAATGCTGTGCTCCTGCCACAAGGCGCTGTCGTACAGCCATTCAACGGCAATGGTATCGCCGCAGTCAATCACAGACACTTCCAGGTCCAGCTTAGCGCTGCGCACGCCGGTATCATTCACCGTGACATCCAGCCCATCCAGTTGTAGCGCTTCATTGACCTGGTTGTTAACCCGGAACACTACCTGGATCAGCGGATGAATGCCTAAACTTCGCTCGCTGTTGAGTGCCTCGACCAGAGCATCAAAGGGAATATGCTGATGATTAAGCGCGCTATGCAGGGTATCGCAACTCTGTGTCAGTGCATCGCTAAAACTCATATCGGGCTTGATGTGATGGCGCAGCACCAGCGTATTGATAAAGTTACCAATCACGGCTTCCAGCTCGCTGAACTCACGACCTGCAACCGGTGTGCCCAAAGCAATATCGGATTGGCCAGACAGACGACTCATCCACAGCACAAAAGCACACTCCAGCACGGCAAACAGGGTTTGTCCGCTGCGGGCAACAAAGCCGCGTAAGGTCTGGCTTAGCTTTGCTGGCAATTCGTAGCAGTACAAAGCACCGCCGCTGATCACCTTATTCTCTCTGGGGTTATCCTGAGGCAGCTCATGCACTTTGGGCAAATCTGCCAATTGCTTTTGCCAATACGCTAAACTGGTTTGCCACTGAGGCAAAGTGGCCAGATTGCGCTGCCAGTGCACATAATCTATATAACTGTGTGTCAGACTGCCCGTCTCATGCGGCTTACCTGCACAGTCACTACGATAGGCGGCTTCTAACGCACGACATAACACGCCGATTGACCAGCCATCCGAAACAATATGATGCATAGTGACGACCAGCACATATAGCTGGGCATCGAGTTGCAACAACTGCGCCCGCAGCAACAAGTCCTGGCTCAGATCGAACCCGGTATGATAATCCTCGGCCAGTAACTGACGCAACGTGTCGGCCTGCTGCTCATCGTCGAGCTCACTTAAATCGCGTTGTTGAAGCACAAAGTTCAGCGTGTCATTAAAGGACTGAACGGCCTCGCCCTGGGCGTTTTGAGCATAATTAAAGCGCAAAATGCTGTGCTGTTGAACCACCTGCTCAAAGGCCTGTGACAGCGCCGCAATATTGAGCGCGCCTTTAATGGTAAAGGCGCCCTGCAAGTTGTATTGCTTGCTGTGGCCCTGCATCTGATCCACAAACCAGATCCGCTGCTGGGCAAAAGACAAGGGGTGCTCACCTGCCTGTTCAACCTTCACCAAAGTGTTACCCAGATGGATATCCTGCGCCAGTAAACAGCGCTCCAGCTTGGCAACCGTGGGATTGGCAAAAATGGTTTGCAGCGACAGCACCCGCTCAAACCTGGCGCGAATATGATTGGCAAGTCGCATGGCCAGTAAAGAGTGGCCGCCGATTGAGAAGAAATCGTCATCAGCAGAGATTTGCGCCACACCGGTTAATTCACTGAACAAGGCAGCTAACTGCTGCTGTAGTTGTGTTTCAGGTGGTGTGTACTGGCGCTCGTCACACACTGGCAGTGCAACCAGCTGTTTACGGTCGACCTTACCATTACCCAGCACCGGCAGCTGCGCCAGCGCCTTGAAGTGGCTGGGGATCATAGCCTGCGGTAAAAGTGCACTGAGTGCATCACGCAAACCGGCCGCGGTGACCTGCTCGCGAGCTGCAACATAATAAGCCGCTAAGGTGTCAATCCCAGCCTGTTTACGTGCAATCACAGCAGCAGCTTTTACCCCAGGCAGGGCCGCCAGCTTAGCTTCAATTTCACTGATATCGACACGATAGCCACGGATCTTGGGTTGATTATCCAGCCTGCCAAGGTATTGCAGCTCTCCCTGGTGCGTTAACCGAACCCGATCGCCGGAGCGGTAAAACCGTGCAGACTGCCCATTTTGGGTCTGACATTGCACAAAATAGCGCTCGCTCAGCTGGGGCGCACGCACATAACCGCTGGCCAGTGACGCACCACCAATGTAAAGCTCGCCAGGCATACCCAGCGGGACTGGCTGCCCCTGCGTGTTCAGCACTAAAACTCTGACATGGGCCAGCGGCTTGCCAATGGGGTAATGCTCAATGCGCGGATCCGGGCGCTTAGCAATCGTATGCGTGGTCACCCCGATACAGGTTTCGCTGGGACCATAGTGGTTGACTATGTGGGCTGTGGGATAGTGCTCCTGTAACTCGGCGACTAAGGTCACATCCAGCGCCTCGCCGCCTAAGATCCACTGTTCAATTGCCGGTTGGTTTTCACCCTGCGCTGCAATTTGCGGCAATAATTCGCGGGCGAATGATGGCGTTATCTTCAGCAGGTTCACCTGCTGCTCCGTGAGCATGTCGACCAGTTGTTGCGGCTCTGGCAGCGCACGCGTCCCTGGCATGACCACAGTGCCGCCCTGCGCGAGGACCGGATAGATGCCAGTCAGGCACAGATCGGTCGCAAGCCCGGTCACAATACCGGCGCGTGTGTGGGCCGAAAATTCGATACGATGGGTAACAGACTCGCAGTAGCTGGCCAGTGCGCCATGACTGACTGCTACCCCTTTTGGTTTGCCCGTCGACCCTGAGGTGAAGATCACATAAGCCAGCTCATCGGCGTTCAACTCATTTGCCGCATCCAGCGCTTTAGCAGTCGTGTTACGCTGTAGCAGCTGCTGATACTCCCACACCACAATTTCGCGCTCATTGAGTGCAGCCTGTGCCTGTGTAGTCATCGTTTGGGCATCACAGACCAACAGGGTACGACAACCGGCCTGCTCCATAATTTCTATGATCCGCTGTACCGGCGTATCCTGCTCTATGGGCAGATAAGCAGCTTTAGCGCGCATCACGCCAAGTAAAGCAACCAGACTTTGTACGTTACGACTGACCAGCACAGCAACCAACGTATCGCCCGCGGCAACATCATTGAGCGCAGTGCAAAGGTTGGCGGTTTGCGTGTCTAACTCGGCGTAACTCACAGACTGAGCCGGGTCATTAGCGGCAACAATCGCTGGGTGTGTGGGTTTAGACTGACTGTGCGCCAGAATTTGAGGTAACAGCAAAGGGGCTGTGCTCACATCCGGCATGGTGCCAAGTAGCTGCTGCGCGGCATCAACTGAAGGCAGTCTAACCTCTTCGAGCAACTGGACCGGATTATCACTGAGCGTACTCAACAAGGCCTGAAAATCATCTGCAATCTGGGCAATCAGCTGCGGTGTAAACAGGTCTACGTTGTATTCAATTTCCGCCGCCATGCCTGCATGATGCGTGCTCAGGTTTAACGTCAGGTCGAACTTGGCACTGTGGTTATTGAGTGTAAACAGCTGCGCTTCCAACTCCCCTGCGCGCAAGGGATCTGGCGGCACAGCGTCATAATTAAACAGCACAG
The DNA window shown above is from Pseudoalteromonas viridis and carries:
- a CDS encoding non-ribosomal peptide synthetase, with translation MENSAIEALLAELDGQGIYVYLQEGRLKLRTHLATVPAAQLNKIKANKPALIAYMQAHHQKQGALSASQQGIWLIDQYHGGEVAYTMAGLLRLSQPVGKAQLEDALNTLLVRHDILRSQFFATEQGGCQRVNTELSFTLAQLSVPAPLTQARIETELQPLLRQGFDLQKSLPIRGALICEPDESEGQWVYLMLHHLVADGWSVRLLVNELLDVLQAQAPKQGAPLQYLDYVHWEKRFVQSERYQQQHAYWQQQLADFSAFSLPTSYTRQAEASFRGASHTFTLEEAPCQRFEHSCQQLGVTPFSALLSVFYVLLHRYSQQQDITVGVPVLGREHSEFESMIGCFIHTLPLRQQLNGEMRFSELAKCTQAQIRQALDNQSVSQDALAKLAGTSRLFTVLFNYDAVPPDPLRAGELEAQLFTLNNHSAKFDLTLNLSTHHAGMAAEIEYNVDLFTPQLIAQIADDFQALLSTLSDNPVQLLEEVRLPSVDAAQQLLGTMPDVSTAPLLLPQILAHSQSKPTHPAIVAANDPAQSVSYAELDTQTANLCTALNDVAAGDTLVAVLVSRNVQSLVALLGVMRAKAAYLPIEQDTPVQRIIEIMEQAGCRTLLVCDAQTMTTQAQAALNEREIVVWEYQQLLQRNTTAKALDAANELNADELAYVIFTSGSTGKPKGVAVSHGALASYCESVTHRIEFSAHTRAGIVTGLATDLCLTGIYPVLAQGGTVVMPGTRALPEPQQLVDMLTEQQVNLLKITPSFARELLPQIAAQGENQPAIEQWILGGEALDVTLVAELQEHYPTAHIVNHYGPSETCIGVTTHTIAKRPDPRIEHYPIGKPLAHVRVLVLNTQGQPVPLGMPGELYIGGASLASGYVRAPQLSERYFVQCQTQNGQSARFYRSGDRVRLTHQGELQYLGRLDNQPKIRGYRVDISEIEAKLAALPGVKAAAVIARKQAGIDTLAAYYVAAREQVTAAGLRDALSALLPQAMIPSHFKALAQLPVLGNGKVDRKQLVALPVCDERQYTPPETQLQQQLAALFSELTGVAQISADDDFFSIGGHSLLAMRLANHIRARFERVLSLQTIFANPTVAKLERCLLAQDIHLGNTLVKVEQAGEHPLSFAQQRIWFVDQMQGHSKQYNLQGAFTIKGALNIAALSQAFEQVVQQHSILRFNYAQNAQGEAVQSFNDTLNFVLQQRDLSELDDEQQADTLRQLLAEDYHTGFDLSQDLLLRAQLLQLDAQLYVLVVTMHHIVSDGWSIGVLCRALEAAYRSDCAGKPHETGSLTHSYIDYVHWQRNLATLPQWQTSLAYWQKQLADLPKVHELPQDNPRENKVISGGALYCYELPAKLSQTLRGFVARSGQTLFAVLECAFVLWMSRLSGQSDIALGTPVAGREFSELEAVIGNFINTLVLRHHIKPDMSFSDALTQSCDTLHSALNHQHIPFDALVEALNSERSLGIHPLIQVVFRVNNQVNEALQLDGLDVTVNDTGVRSAKLDLEVSVIDCGDTIAVEWLYDSALWQEHSIESFARQYTQLLGACLDAPQQQISAHSLVDANQLAQLLAFSTPQNHEPGSDIGWHHHFSAIAELQPHSIALRCNGESYTYLEVEQRANQLAHCLLEMGFEEQSRLALLLPSGPAMVIAVLAILKARHVYVPLHYDTPEKSLSYIVEDADIVMILALSDDTEKLIESATDFLFLDDLFDVESNFSGYPVSVPGVEELGESTLTDAQRLCYIIYTSGSTGRPKGVMITHGNLNVYLSHAMDTYLDADTTLPLAVVSTPLAFDATITALVPPLLCGGEVEIVTQGPHQLAAITELLFNAIRPRLFKLTPAHLRAVQALMDELGSNSAPHTLVIGGEALDADLLLALREKLPACTWINEYGPTEATVGCSVFALTPDLNPYTTLRHPDVPIGLPNAGVAMVVVDECDQPVPANTPGELLIGGAVVSPGYVNQDALNEQKFVTLSFAGQPPVRFYRSGDLVKWHSDEQGRLAYLRYCGRRDEQIKLRGYRIDLNAICHYLRELDGIRDCAVTVDETQQLLQAHIVYLNGKVPPDSHLRNHLAQYLPPYMIPGQFNRVEAIVLTANGKVDSKALKALAQQREARVNKSIDLAALTPMQSYLYQLYSDVLLTEHFDLDDSFFDLGGHSLLAIKLISQIRQQKHLEITLPQLFKTPTIAALAQVLEQCDPIAAAQTIVPVSRQQPLPLSFAQQRLWLIEQLQASSTQYHMPAGFKFSGTLDKAAFSEALHALITRHEVLRSRIVKVADSAEPVQQISSQFDLPLTQLDLTKMGERARQKRWQQAAHANATDRFDLSQDMLLRVLLVEFGKDDYRVHFNMHHIASDGWSMAILVREFIAFYRHFAKEDDYQLPAELTQPLAVQYGDFAYWQRNTWAKDGGQADLQHWLKALDGYPPLHQLPLDYPRPAMAQLSGLRHTQRLSAALTRAVHEHCKAQGVTLFMWLHTVFSLLIQRYSQTDDVVIGSPVAGREHNEVANLIGFFVNTLVIRTRTEPEQNFNQLLEQQKQVILDAFKHQGLPFEQLVEALKPERNLAHQPVFQILFALQNNETTDLVLPQLHIEVEAPEQPMMKFDLEVNAIENGDGIELEWNFSSALFKPATIAALAESFEVLIGAILKSPEHTVHRLPVLTQSRQQQLVNIKGADKTINSQCIHTRVSARAKHDANRLAVRDADACMLSYQALEHKASTLASYLLEQGVKPGARIALCLSAGCDQLVAMLATFKVRAAYVPIDPTLPASRCQFMIRDSGASWLLTSSLLMAQLKPVIDAVQQPPLSVLVMDKPENWQPKQVRDHFASSEHSDLAYVIYTSGTTGQPKGVAITQGNLALYLDHACHEYIDENLSFSAVSTPLAFDATVTAVWPALLQGVCIDMLADDERMLKQLANRLCGEVAGLFKVTPAHLQGVVAVLKQCGLSDERSFAAPHKVIVGGEALPVTLLVELSARLPNVTWVNEYGPTEATVGTSTYHCDKSEIARLHGQSLLQVPIGQPIANTHLLVLDEQMQPVPVGVTGELYIGGDNLAQGYLNRSDLSAEKFVWLPVGAQQSEQRFYRSGDLVRWSVNDDGTPGALQFCHRLDSQLKLRGYRIEPQEIAELLQQDSRIEQAVVLLNETADNLEAYLVVSPDEKSEQPGAVVLAGAQLSGALSARLSESLPAYMVPYRYVLIAALPLTANGKVDVKALHALGAQCDSPAEQVAPRNDTEAALAEILASVLARTSISVTDNFFSLGGHSLLATQCIGLIEAQFGVGMSVRTLFERPTVAALAQWIEIHQAMAEQAQDDNENDTSEEMFL